One region of Camelina sativa cultivar DH55 chromosome 6, Cs, whole genome shotgun sequence genomic DNA includes:
- the LOC104790850 gene encoding ubiquitin carboxyl-terminal hydrolase 12-like — translation FGIDIFVDQSYQREVFSYDENVTNPIFTWNLTNFSTLYNYSYTSNTFSSGNRNWVLKVYPNGYGVGKDNYLSLFLLSENNEINYVKATLRVLNQITSRNVVKQVEGWPNAAENGWGFQEFITLADLQDKSKGFVVSDMLQVQVEITAFSKHTPIN, via the exons TTTGGAATAGATATCTTCGTTGATCAAAGTTACCAGAGGGAAGTTTTCTCTTATGATGAAAACGTCACCAACCCCATTTTCACTTGGAACCTCACCAATTTCTCTACCCTCTATAATTACTCTTACACATCCAATACGTTTTCTTCTGGAAACAGAAACTG ggttttgaaaGTGTATCCAAATGGATATGGTGTTGGAAAGGATAACTACTTGTCACTCTTCCTGTTGAGTGAGAACAACGAAATCAATTACGTTAAAGCCACGCTACGAGTTCTAAACCAAATCACATCCCGCAATGTGGTGAAGCAAG TTGAGGGATGGCCCAATGCAGCAGAAAATGGATGGGGTTTCCAGGAGTTCATAACTCTTGCAGATCTTCAAGATAAATCCAAAGGATTCGTTGTGAGCGATATGCTTCAAGTTCAAGTCGAGATCACAGCCTTCTCTAAACACACTCCGATTAACTAG